One genomic segment of Hordeum vulgare subsp. vulgare chromosome 2H, MorexV3_pseudomolecules_assembly, whole genome shotgun sequence includes these proteins:
- the LOC123430644 gene encoding cytochrome P450 87A3, translated as MQPYLELASLRITTTIPLSPRIYSTIFLEAMAAMAYIALWGAALAATVALLHWAYRWRHPKCAGTLPPGSMGIPIIGETLQFFAPNPTCGLSPFVRDRVKRYGSMFKTSIVGRPVVVSADPDVNHYVFQNEGKLFESWYPDTFTEIFGRDNVGSLHGFIYKYLKTLVLRLYGQENLKAVLLAETDAACRGSLAAWAAQPCVDIKDGLSTMIFDLTAKKLIGYEPTKSSESLRENFTAFIRGLISFPLNIPGTAYHECMEGRKKAMKVLKGMMKERMADPERKCEDFFDHVIQELRREKPLLTETIALDLMFVLLFASFETTALALTLGVKLLSENPRVVDALTEEHEAIISNREDPDAAVTWAEYKSMTFTSQVIMEIVRLANIVPGIFRKTLQDVEIKGYTVPAGWGIMVCPPAVHLNPEIYEDPLAFNPWRWQGKPEITGGTKHFMAFGGGLRFCVGTDLTKVLMATFIHNLVTKYRWKTVKGGNIVRTPGLGFPDGFDIQLFPKN; from the exons ATGCAGCCATATCTTGAGCTAGCTTCTCTCCgcatcaccaccaccatcccTCTGTCCCCAAGAATATATAGCACGATCTTCCTCGAGGCCATGGCTGCCATGGCCTATATAGCCCTGTGGGGCGCGGCATTGGCCGCCACCGTCGCCCTCCTCCACTGGGCGTACAGGTGGCGCCACCCCAAATGCGCCGGCACGCTCCCGCCGGGGTCCATGGGCATCCCCATCATCGGCGAGACGCTGCAGTTCTTCGCCCCCAACCCGACCTGCGGCCTCTCCCCCTTCGTCAGGGACAGGGTGAAGAGGTACGGGAGCATGTTCAAGACGAGCATCGTGGGGCGCCCGGTGGTGGTGTCGGCGGACCCGGACGTGAACCACTACGTGTTCCAGAACGAGGGGAAGCTGTTCGAGAGCTGGTACCCGGACACCTTCACCGAGATCTTCGGCCGCGACAACGTCGGCTCCCTGCACGGCTTCATCTACAAGTACCTCAAGACCCTCGTGCTCCGCCTCTACGGCCAGGAGAACCTCAAGGCCGTGCTCCTCGCCGAGACCGACGCCGCCTGCCGCGGCAGCCTCGCCGCGTGGGCGGCGCAGCCCTGCGTCGACATCAAAGACGGACTCTCCACT ATGATATTTGACCTTACGGCCAAGAAGCTGATCGGCTACGAGCCGACCAAGTCGTCGGAGAGCCTGCGGGAGAATTTCACGGCGTTCATTCGCGGCTTGATCTCGTTCCCCCTCAACATCCCCGGCACGGCCTATCATGAATGCATGGAG GGGAGGAAGAAGGCGATGAAGGTGCTCAAGGGCATGATGAAGGAGAGGATGGCGGATCCGGAgaggaagtgcgaggacttcttcGACCACGTGATCCAGGAACTCAGGAGGGAGAAGCCGCTTCTGACGGAGACCATCGCGCTGGACCTCATGTTCGTGCTCCTCTTCGCCAGCTTCGAGACCACGGCGCTGGCGCTCACCCTCGGCGTCAAGCTGCTCTCCGAGAACCCCAGAGTCGTCGACGCGCTAACG GAGGAACACGAAGCGATCATCAGCAACAGGGAGGACCCAGATGCCGCGGTCACGTGGGCCGAGTACAAATCGATGACCTTCACGTCTCAG GTAATAATGGAGATCGTCAGACTCGCCAACATCGTGCCGGGGATTTTCCGGAAGACCCTGCAAGACGTTGAGATCAAAG GCTACACAGTTCCAGCGGGATGGGGTATCATGGTGTGTCCGCCGGCGGTGCACCTAAACCCCGAGATATACGAAGATCCTCTGGCGTTCAACCCATGGAGGTGGCAG GGCAAACCTGAAATCACCGGTGGAACGAAGCATTTCATGGCGTTCGGAGGTGGGCTTCGGTTCTGCGTTGGGACCGATCTCACCAAGGTCTTGATGGCAACATTCATTCACAACCTGGTTACGAAATACAG ATGGAAGACAGTCAAAGGAGGGAACATAGTCCGGACACCGGGCCTCGGCTTCccggatggctttgacatccaGCTCTTCCCGAAGAACTGA